GTTCGGGAGCGGCCGATCCCGGACGGCCGACCGCGCTTGCTGGACGCCGACGCGGTCTTACAAGCCGGCGCCGCGATGACGCCAAAGCCTCGCGGATTCGTGCTTACAAGCCGCCTATGGCGTCTTCCAGCGCCGGTCGATCCGTGGTCAAGTCCGCGCGATTCGGGCGCCGGCCGCGAGGCGGCGTCGACGAAGATCACGGAGGAATTGGTCATGAAGCTCTATTTCGCCCCGGGCGCCTGCTCGATCGGAATCCACGTGCTGCTCGAGGAGATCGGCAAGCCGTTCGAGCGCCACAAGATGAATTTCATGGAGCGCGAACAGTACGGCGAGCCGTTCGTGCAGAAGAATCCCAAGTCGAAGGTGCCCACCTTGGAGCGCGACGACGGCTCGGTGCTGACCGAGTTCCCGGCCATCGCGACCTACCTGGCGCTCAGCAACCCCGACAAGAAGCTGCTGCCGGCGGACGCCGACGGCATGGCCAAGGCGCTGGAGGTGATGGACTACTGCGTCGCCACCATCCACATGCAGGGCTTCTCGCGCATGTTCCGCCCGGAGAACTACGCGCCGAGCAAGACCGACCACGACGCCGTCAAGGCGCGCGGCAAGGAGATCTTCGAGAAGGGCCTCGCCCTGCTGGACTCGAAGATGGCCGGCAAGGACTACGTGCTGGGCAGCCAGTTCTCGGTCGCCGACGCGGCGCTGTTCTACATCGAGTTCTGGGCCGGCCGCGTGAAGATCCCGCTGCCCGCCAACCTGCAGGCGCATTTCGACCGCATGAAGGCCCGGCCCGCCGTGCAGCGCACCTTCGCCGCCGAGGGCCTGCCGGCGTAGCCACCGTCCAGCGGCCGCCTCCCGTCGCGCGACGGGAGGCGGTAGCGCGCGCGGGCGCCGTCACCTCGAGCGCGTGTCGACATGGCGGCGCTTTCCGGACCACGAGACCTGTCATCCCGAGCGCGATCCACGCGACTGTCGACGGCTCCGCCGGGACTCCTGCATTGTCATCCTGAGCGAAGCGCCGAAGGCGCGCAGTCGAAGGATCATGTCGCGGCGTCCGCCGCGGAAAGGTCCTTCGACCACGGCGCTGCGCGCCTCCGCTCAGGACGACCGGCGGAGGTTCGTGCGGGACGGACCAGGAAGCTGCGCCCCGCGCCGATGCGAGGCGGCGTCCCGGGGGGGGGCGTCCGCCCCTACTTGAAGCGCGCGTCGCGCCAGGCGAGCGCGGCCTTGACGCCCTGCTCGTCGCGGATGCGGGCGAACTCGCGTTTCTCGGGGCTCGAGCCGGCGTTGAGCAGCACGTCCATGTCGAGCGCGGCGGCCAGCCCGCCGCCCAGCCCCATCGCCTCGTACTGCGCGTTGATCGCCTTCTTGGTCAGGCGCACGGAGCGCTCCGACGCTGTCGCCATGGTGCGGGCGATCGCCCTGCCCTTGGCGAAGGCGGCGTCGGCAGGCACGACGTGGTTGACGATGCCCATGCGCAGCGCGTCGGCGGCGTCGATCCGGTCGTCGCCGGTCAGCAGCAGCTCCTTGGCCTGCTTCGGCCCGGTGATCCACGGCAGCAGCATCGCCACGATGCCGGTGCCGAAGCGCACCTCCGGCTC
The genomic region above belongs to Rhodospirillales bacterium and contains:
- a CDS encoding glutathione S-transferase C-terminal domain-containing protein, which encodes MKLYFAPGACSIGIHVLLEEIGKPFERHKMNFMEREQYGEPFVQKNPKSKVPTLERDDGSVLTEFPAIATYLALSNPDKKLLPADADGMAKALEVMDYCVATIHMQGFSRMFRPENYAPSKTDHDAVKARGKEIFEKGLALLDSKMAGKDYVLGSQFSVADAALFYIEFWAGRVKIPLPANLQAHFDRMKARPAVQRTFAAEGLPA
- a CDS encoding enoyl-CoA hydratase/isomerase family protein, translated to MTYAHITVERDGAVAVLTFDRPQVLNAFNNELMTSTLAAVADLNGDDSVRAIVVRGAGRAFSAGFDLKAAAGRKMDDVADWERQMRLQFDFIMQFWRSPKPTIAVAHGFCLAGAFELMLACDVTIAAEGTRFGEPEVRFGTGIVAMLLPWITGPKQAKELLLTGDDRIDAADALRMGIVNHVVPADAAFAKGRAIARTMATASERSVRLTKKAINAQYEAMGLGGGLAAALDMDVLLNAGSSPEKREFARIRDEQGVKAALAWRDARFK